In a single window of the Pseudodesulfovibrio profundus genome:
- a CDS encoding DNA internalization-related competence protein ComEC/Rec2 encodes MSRLLTEERPRFAAGLLPWQSYFLAFVLGVFAFRYPVASSAALFALILVDTTLRGWLRRLPALAFLLCSVFGFAYAAQWAPEPVDPPQWMMQRDAVIITGVVERVEPRPGHRLRLVLGEITAQSQDGTAILPGRLAWSWRNPDHTPVPGQSVTARLRVVPVHNFGNPGAWDYEWYWQRQGVFWRAWPVGRPAFIEWGAEPESWFSGCKQRLRHTVAQLVPDTQGGAMVRALTTGDKSGLDVETTDAARKAGLAHTLALSGMHVGFVACLGLALAWGVTLLFPGLLLVIPRQKLAVLIAIPLVLGYAWLGQPSHSLIRATIMYGFWGLLLFQGRGRILLDGLFFALAVIVALSPLAVFDLSLQMSATAVAGIGLLLPFITPLFGRKEQLWKKGLAWAGGLLAVSICANIALLPIISWYFGTWCPNILLNLIWLPVLGFIVMPLGIIGMLLSLVGWTVPLGKALLTIASSAMDILLSVLHWVGDMGMAPAFSVLRPLWPEILGCFILLVVVIVALSNRRLFVGLAGVGFVCLVAPHVTVMVSDARDETRVSVIDVGLGQSVLVSVPGGRQWLIDGGAGSKYFDIGEAVVAPYLTYGRPPRLEGVFMSHPDADHSHGLPFILSRFDVGAFYTNGMLPRGQTGKRLRAVLDRQQITPVVLGAGDVIELTEDTQLEVLHPSSSFKGTHANERSLVLRLVQNDKGLALIPGDIEEKGVGALLEEAAPLRAEVLVLPHHGSKSSLSTEFYQRVAPSLALCSNGFLNRFDFPHEAVTQSVGVPVLTTGRHGLLAACWGEGESLKTRVFRP; translated from the coding sequence GTGTCGCGCTTGCTGACCGAGGAACGCCCCCGTTTTGCTGCTGGCCTGCTGCCGTGGCAGAGCTATTTTCTTGCCTTTGTCCTTGGTGTTTTCGCTTTTCGATACCCTGTGGCTTCCAGTGCCGCACTTTTTGCTCTCATATTGGTCGATACGACCTTGCGCGGCTGGCTGCGACGGCTGCCGGCACTGGCGTTCCTGCTCTGTAGTGTGTTCGGATTCGCCTATGCAGCCCAGTGGGCGCCGGAACCGGTTGATCCCCCTCAGTGGATGATGCAGCGCGATGCCGTGATCATCACCGGGGTGGTGGAGCGAGTGGAGCCGAGGCCCGGGCATCGGTTGCGTCTTGTCCTTGGCGAAATAACCGCTCAGTCACAAGATGGCACAGCCATTCTGCCGGGACGGTTGGCATGGAGTTGGCGCAATCCCGATCATACCCCGGTTCCCGGGCAGTCTGTTACGGCCCGTCTTCGAGTTGTGCCGGTCCATAATTTCGGCAATCCCGGTGCGTGGGATTACGAGTGGTACTGGCAACGGCAGGGAGTGTTCTGGCGCGCATGGCCGGTGGGGCGACCCGCTTTTATCGAGTGGGGCGCAGAGCCGGAGAGTTGGTTTTCGGGGTGCAAGCAACGGTTGCGTCATACGGTGGCACAACTGGTGCCGGATACCCAGGGCGGAGCCATGGTCCGGGCATTGACCACTGGTGACAAATCCGGCCTGGATGTGGAAACCACGGATGCAGCGCGCAAGGCCGGGCTGGCGCATACGCTAGCGTTGTCCGGCATGCATGTGGGGTTTGTTGCGTGTCTGGGATTGGCCCTTGCATGGGGTGTGACACTGCTGTTCCCGGGGCTGCTTCTCGTTATACCAAGACAGAAATTGGCCGTGCTGATCGCCATCCCGCTTGTGCTTGGGTACGCATGGTTAGGCCAACCCTCCCACTCGTTGATCCGGGCCACTATCATGTACGGCTTTTGGGGATTGCTACTCTTTCAGGGGCGAGGGCGCATACTGCTCGACGGGTTGTTCTTTGCCCTTGCCGTGATTGTCGCCCTATCACCACTGGCTGTCTTTGATCTTTCCTTGCAGATGTCGGCCACAGCGGTGGCGGGAATCGGACTGCTGTTGCCCTTCATCACTCCCTTGTTCGGCAGGAAGGAGCAACTATGGAAAAAAGGGCTTGCCTGGGCTGGCGGTCTTCTTGCGGTGAGCATCTGCGCCAATATAGCGCTGCTCCCGATCATTTCCTGGTACTTTGGAACGTGGTGTCCCAATATTCTTCTTAATCTCATCTGGCTTCCTGTATTGGGCTTTATTGTCATGCCGCTCGGTATTATCGGTATGCTCCTGTCTCTAGTCGGCTGGACTGTCCCGCTTGGAAAAGCGCTGCTGACCATTGCGTCTTCGGCCATGGATATACTGCTGTCAGTGCTGCACTGGGTGGGCGATATGGGCATGGCTCCGGCGTTCTCCGTCCTTCGTCCGTTGTGGCCTGAAATCCTGGGGTGCTTCATTTTGTTGGTCGTGGTCATCGTTGCCTTGAGCAATCGACGCCTGTTCGTTGGATTGGCTGGAGTGGGGTTTGTGTGCCTTGTCGCTCCTCACGTCACAGTCATGGTGAGCGATGCCCGGGATGAGACTCGCGTTTCCGTTATCGATGTCGGGCTGGGACAGTCGGTGCTTGTTTCCGTGCCGGGCGGTCGGCAGTGGCTCATCGACGGGGGCGCTGGTTCCAAATATTTTGATATAGGTGAAGCCGTGGTCGCCCCGTATCTTACCTATGGACGCCCGCCCCGACTGGAAGGGGTGTTCATGAGTCACCCGGATGCGGATCATAGCCACGGGCTGCCGTTTATTCTCTCCCGATTCGATGTGGGGGCATTCTACACCAACGGCATGCTGCCTCGCGGTCAAACTGGCAAGCGCCTGCGTGCGGTCCTGGATCGCCAGCAGATCACCCCTGTGGTCCTTGGCGCAGGAGATGTGATCGAATTGACGGAAGATACACAGTTGGAGGTCCTGCATCCTTCTTCATCGTTCAAGGGAACGCACGCCAACGAGCGGTCACTGGTGCTCAGGTTGGTTCAAAATGATAAGGGATTGGCGTTGATCCCCGGTGATATAGAGGAGAAAGGGGTTGGTGCACTTTTAGAGGAGGCTGCTCCACTTCGTGCGGAGGTGTTGGTCCTGCCACATCATGGAAGCAAATCCAGTCTGAGTACGGAGTTTTATCAGCGGGTCGCCCCATCCCTGGCTTTATGCTCAAACGGTTTTCTGAATCGGTTCGATTTTCCGCACGAGGCAGTGACGCAGTCTGTGGGCGTTCCCGTGTTGACCACGGGGCGTCATGGATTGCTTGCTGCCTGCTGGGGAGAAGGGGAATCGTTGAAAACACGAGTCTTTCGTCCCTGA
- the ruvB gene encoding Holliday junction branch migration DNA helicase RuvB: protein MSNTHQEENVRPRKLSDFIGQQDLRENLDIFIRAATERERPLDHTLFYGNPGLGKTTLARIMASELGVNMVSTSGPVIERSGDLAAILTNLDRGDILFIDEIHRMPATVEEVLYPAMEDFQIDLVIGSGPGARTVKLDLEPFTLVGATTRLGLLTSPLRDRFGSIFRIEFYSPEELARIVERAATILGVEVAPDGALAIGRRSRGTPRIANRLLRRVRDYALVQGDGRVTKEIAERSLDRLDVDQYGLDNMDRKILMLMVENFNGGPVGLKTIAAACAEEVRTIEDIYEPYLIQCGFLKRTPRGRVATPKAYKHLKLRREDDDQHMLI from the coding sequence ATGAGTAATACCCACCAAGAAGAAAACGTCCGACCCAGGAAGCTTTCCGATTTTATCGGGCAGCAGGACCTGCGAGAAAACCTCGATATTTTTATCCGGGCGGCCACCGAGCGTGAGCGTCCTCTGGACCATACGCTGTTTTACGGCAATCCCGGTCTCGGCAAAACGACTCTGGCTCGCATAATGGCTTCCGAACTGGGCGTGAATATGGTCTCGACCTCCGGGCCTGTCATCGAACGTTCCGGCGATCTGGCCGCTATCCTGACCAATTTGGATCGCGGAGATATTTTGTTCATCGATGAAATCCACCGCATGCCAGCCACCGTTGAAGAGGTGCTCTATCCGGCCATGGAAGATTTTCAGATCGATCTGGTCATCGGTTCCGGCCCCGGTGCGCGAACGGTCAAACTCGATCTGGAACCGTTCACACTGGTCGGTGCCACCACGCGCCTCGGGCTGCTGACTTCTCCCTTGCGGGATCGATTTGGCTCCATCTTCCGCATCGAATTCTACTCCCCGGAAGAGTTGGCACGTATCGTCGAGCGAGCTGCCACTATTCTTGGTGTGGAGGTTGCCCCGGACGGCGCCCTTGCCATTGGTCGCCGGTCTCGTGGAACCCCTCGTATTGCCAACCGGTTACTGCGTCGTGTGCGGGATTACGCACTGGTGCAGGGCGACGGACGGGTGACCAAGGAAATTGCCGAACGTTCTCTGGATCGCCTCGATGTCGATCAGTACGGTCTGGACAACATGGACCGAAAGATCCTCATGCTGATGGTCGAAAACTTCAATGGTGGTCCTGTGGGACTGAAAACCATAGCCGCTGCATGCGCTGAAGAAGTCCGAACCATCGAGGATATTTACGAGCCGTATCTCATCCAGTGCGGTTTCCTCAAGCGTACACCGCGAGGACGTGTCGCCACACCCAAGGCCTACAAACACCTCAAGTTGCGTCGGGAAGACGACGATCAGCACATGCTTATCTAA
- the ruvA gene encoding Holliday junction branch migration protein RuvA, translating to MIGYLQGKVLSATDKGLVVLTPGGVGYEVAAPTSVLAKVPGRGGDVEMYIHTQVAEKAIDLFGFLEADDLELFRTLISIDKLGPKKALAILSMFDAEHLREIAFREDVTMLSTVPGIGPKSAKQILWHLKDKVKKLSPTTGKRASAASAPQGPQGEYLDTLAGLKGLGYAEDEIRPMILETFEAEPDLDAAGAIRAVLKKINAARS from the coding sequence ATGATCGGATATCTTCAAGGAAAAGTTTTGTCTGCCACAGATAAGGGACTGGTGGTACTGACTCCGGGCGGAGTCGGATACGAAGTGGCCGCACCGACGTCGGTGCTTGCCAAGGTCCCGGGGCGCGGTGGTGATGTCGAGATGTACATTCACACCCAGGTGGCGGAAAAAGCCATTGATCTTTTCGGTTTTCTGGAAGCAGACGATCTGGAATTGTTCAGGACGCTGATTTCCATCGACAAGCTTGGTCCCAAAAAAGCGTTGGCCATTCTTTCCATGTTTGATGCGGAACATCTGCGGGAAATCGCATTCCGTGAAGATGTGACCATGCTGTCCACGGTGCCGGGCATCGGCCCGAAGTCGGCCAAGCAGATTTTGTGGCACCTGAAGGACAAGGTGAAGAAGCTTTCGCCCACCACGGGCAAGCGTGCTTCCGCGGCTTCCGCCCCCCAAGGTCCGCAGGGTGAATATCTCGATACTCTTGCAGGGTTGAAGGGGCTGGGGTACGCTGAGGATGAAATTCGTCCCATGATCCTCGAAACATTTGAAGCGGAACCAGACCTTGACGCCGCCGGTGCCATCCGCGCGGTATTGAAGAAAATCAACGCAGCACGTTCATGA
- the ruvC gene encoding crossover junction endodeoxyribonuclease RuvC, which yields MSGNGLIVIGLDPGSRVTGYGIVREISGQAELIETGTIRTPVKKDMGTRLGVIFDKLDELIKLHGPVEAAIENVFVSKNPSSALKLGQARGAAMAACATNGLTVSEYEPSKVKKNIVGVGNAPKDQVAFMVAHCLSVKKPKWAEDASDALAVAICHLNERRMRKLTCTQR from the coding sequence ATGAGCGGCAACGGTCTGATCGTTATTGGTCTCGACCCCGGTTCACGGGTGACGGGATATGGCATAGTCCGCGAAATATCCGGTCAGGCCGAGCTTATCGAAACCGGCACTATCCGTACTCCGGTCAAGAAAGACATGGGAACGCGGCTGGGTGTCATCTTTGATAAACTCGATGAGTTGATCAAGCTCCACGGTCCTGTGGAGGCGGCCATTGAAAACGTTTTTGTTTCCAAGAATCCTTCGTCTGCCCTCAAACTGGGGCAGGCGAGGGGTGCGGCCATGGCGGCATGTGCCACCAATGGCCTGACCGTCTCCGAATATGAACCGTCCAAGGTGAAAAAGAACATCGTTGGGGTCGGCAATGCTCCCAAGGATCAGGTGGCGTTCATGGTCGCCCACTGCCTCAGTGTCAAAAAGCCCAAGTGGGCTGAAGACGCCTCGGATGCTCTGGCGGTCGCCATCTGCCACCTCAATGAGCGGCGGATGCGCAAGCTGACCTGTACGCAGCGCTAA
- a CDS encoding YebC/PmpR family DNA-binding transcriptional regulator, producing the protein MAGHSKWANIQHRKGRQDAKKAKFFTKAAKDIILAAKAGGGNPEDNSALRLAIQKAKQVNLPKDKIENAIKKGTGELAGGDILEILYEGYAPGGVAILVDVATDNKNRVVAEIRHAFSKHGGNMAEAGAVAYMFNKKGVIVFDKEKYTEDELMEVGLEAGADDIIDDGDTFTVQTEPGDFMAVQQAFTDAEMEFQNAEVSQVPENLVPVDVETGKKVMKLYDTLEDNDDVQKIYLNADFPDELFNEE; encoded by the coding sequence ATGGCCGGACATAGTAAATGGGCTAACATTCAGCACCGCAAAGGGCGTCAGGACGCCAAAAAGGCAAAGTTTTTCACCAAGGCCGCCAAGGATATCATTCTTGCAGCCAAGGCCGGTGGCGGCAACCCTGAGGACAACTCCGCCCTCCGGCTCGCCATCCAGAAAGCCAAGCAGGTGAACCTGCCCAAGGACAAGATTGAAAACGCCATCAAGAAGGGCACCGGCGAACTGGCTGGCGGCGATATTCTTGAGATTCTCTATGAAGGGTATGCTCCCGGTGGTGTCGCTATTCTGGTCGATGTCGCAACCGACAACAAGAATCGTGTCGTTGCCGAGATTCGTCACGCCTTTTCCAAGCATGGCGGCAACATGGCTGAAGCTGGCGCTGTGGCATACATGTTCAATAAAAAAGGCGTCATCGTTTTTGATAAAGAAAAATACACCGAAGACGAACTGATGGAAGTCGGTCTCGAAGCTGGTGCAGACGATATCATTGACGATGGTGACACCTTCACCGTTCAGACTGAGCCCGGCGATTTCATGGCCGTGCAGCAGGCTTTCACCGATGCGGAAATGGAATTCCAGAACGCAGAAGTCAGCCAGGTCCCCGAGAACCTCGTTCCCGTGGATGTCGAGACCGGCAAGAAAGTCATGAAGTTGTATGACACTCTGGAAGACAACGATGACGTTCAGAAAATCTACCTGAACGCCGACTTCCCTGACGAACTGTTCAACGAAGAATAA
- a CDS encoding RlmE family RNA methyltransferase, with protein sequence MKQYQDKYFKRAKKENYAARSVYKLKEMDKRFRLFKKGQTVLDLGAAPGSWTQFAGEKVGKTGHVLGVDIQETKHSFPPNITFLQADVFSDSPELLEAMEPHRPFDVIISDMAPKTTGIKFADQANSLELCERAFEVALKYLKKGGNFAVKIFEGGETKEYRDSLRPYFGKIKNFKPYSSRSESKEIFIVALGFKGADV encoded by the coding sequence ATGAAACAGTATCAAGACAAATATTTCAAGCGGGCCAAAAAGGAAAACTACGCCGCACGGTCCGTGTATAAACTCAAGGAAATGGACAAGCGGTTTCGTCTTTTCAAAAAAGGCCAGACTGTCCTGGATTTGGGCGCAGCCCCCGGCTCCTGGACACAATTCGCCGGTGAAAAGGTCGGTAAAACCGGTCACGTGCTCGGTGTCGATATTCAGGAAACCAAGCATTCCTTCCCGCCGAACATAACCTTTTTGCAGGCAGACGTCTTTTCCGATTCGCCAGAACTGCTCGAAGCCATGGAACCCCATCGGCCCTTCGATGTCATCATCAGTGACATGGCTCCGAAAACCACTGGTATCAAATTCGCGGATCAGGCCAATTCCCTGGAATTGTGTGAACGCGCCTTTGAGGTCGCCCTCAAGTATCTGAAGAAGGGCGGTAATTTCGCCGTCAAGATTTTTGAAGGCGGCGAGACAAAGGAATACCGTGATTCCTTACGTCCATACTTCGGAAAAATCAAAAATTTCAAGCCTTACAGCTCACGCTCCGAGTCCAAGGAGATATTTATCGTGGCGCTTGGCTTTAAGGGCGCGGACGTATAA